The following coding sequences lie in one beta proteobacterium CB genomic window:
- the ndk gene encoding nucleoside-diphosphate kinase yields the protein MAIERTLSIIKPDAVAKNVIGKIYDRFESAGLKIVASRMAHLSQAEAEQFYAVHAARPFFKDLVSFMISGPVMIQVLEGEGAIAKNRDLMGATDPKKADAGTIRADFADSIDANAVHGSDAPETAAVEVAFFFAGMNVFNR from the coding sequence ATGGCTATCGAACGCACCCTTTCTATTATCAAACCTGATGCTGTAGCAAAAAACGTAATCGGCAAGATCTATGACCGTTTCGAATCTGCTGGTTTGAAGATTGTTGCGTCCAGAATGGCGCATTTGTCACAAGCTGAAGCTGAGCAGTTCTATGCTGTGCATGCTGCCCGTCCTTTCTTTAAAGATTTGGTGAGCTTCATGATTTCTGGTCCTGTCATGATTCAGGTATTAGAAGGCGAAGGCGCAATTGCTAAGAACCGTGACTTGATGGGCGCTACTGATCCTAAGAAGGCTGATGCTGGCACTATTCGTGCTGACTTCGCTGACAGCATCGATGCAAACGCTGTTCATGGCTCTGATGCTCCTGAAACTGCTGCTGTCGAAGTTGCATTCTTCTTCGCTGGCATGAACGTTTTCAATCGTTAA
- a CDS encoding radical SAM protein: MAAYVAGLNEKPFRAKQLMQWIHQRGVSDINDMSDLAKSFRATLLDKAEVLSLPVIKDEHAADGTRKWLLNVGAGNAVESVFIPEDDRGTLCISSQAGCAVNCRFCSTGHQGFSRNLTAGEIIGQLWFAEHLLRTDPNAVRRIEKYPTPGWEHTGRVISNVVLMGMGEPLLNYDNVVTALRLMLDDRAYGLSRRRVTVSTSGVVPMIDRLAQDCPVALAVSLHAPNDKLRDQLVPLNQKYPLRELLAACERYLPFAPRDFLTFEYCMLDGVNDSDIQAKELVRLLANIKCKINLIPFNPFPESGLKRSSAQRVHAFASILLDAGMVATVRKTRGDDIAAACGQLAGDVVDRTRVRERAVHDKKIEHDLEDDAQELENEEEQEYQAEHPVQWLKRLDD, translated from the coding sequence ATGGCAGCGTATGTCGCGGGGTTGAATGAAAAGCCCTTTCGGGCCAAGCAACTCATGCAGTGGATACACCAACGTGGTGTTTCTGACATCAACGACATGAGTGACTTAGCAAAAAGCTTTAGAGCAACACTGCTCGATAAAGCAGAAGTACTTTCCCTCCCAGTCATTAAAGATGAGCATGCAGCAGACGGTACCCGTAAGTGGTTGCTGAACGTTGGTGCTGGTAATGCTGTGGAGTCTGTATTTATTCCTGAAGATGATCGTGGCACCTTGTGCATTTCTTCTCAGGCTGGTTGTGCAGTCAATTGCCGTTTTTGCTCAACAGGGCATCAAGGCTTCTCGCGCAACCTCACCGCCGGTGAAATCATTGGCCAACTCTGGTTTGCAGAGCATTTGCTGCGCACTGATCCGAATGCAGTTCGCCGAATTGAGAAATACCCAACTCCAGGCTGGGAACATACTGGTCGCGTGATCTCCAATGTGGTCTTGATGGGTATGGGTGAGCCCTTGCTCAACTATGACAACGTCGTCACTGCTTTGCGTTTAATGCTCGATGACAGAGCCTATGGTTTATCGCGTCGTCGCGTCACCGTATCAACCTCTGGCGTAGTGCCGATGATTGATCGCTTAGCGCAAGATTGCCCGGTAGCCTTGGCGGTGTCATTGCATGCACCGAATGACAAGCTGCGCGATCAACTTGTTCCGCTAAATCAAAAGTATCCCTTAAGGGAATTACTTGCCGCATGTGAACGATATTTACCGTTCGCCCCAAGGGATTTCTTAACTTTTGAATACTGCATGCTCGATGGCGTGAATGACTCTGATATTCAGGCAAAAGAGTTGGTGCGCTTATTGGCGAACATCAAGTGCAAGATCAATCTCATCCCATTTAATCCATTCCCTGAATCTGGACTAAAGCGCTCATCAGCACAGCGCGTTCATGCGTTCGCGAGTATTTTGTTGGATGCTGGCATGGTTGCAACGGTTCGTAAAACCCGTGGCGATGATATTGCTGCTGCCTGTGGCCAATTAGCAGGTGATGTGGTCGATCGCACCAGAGTGCGCGAGCGCGCCGTGCATGACAAAAAAATAGAACACGATTTAGAGGATGATGCCCAAGAGCTCGAGAACGAAGAAGAGCAAGAGTATCAAGCTGAGCACCCAGTGCAATGGCTTAAAAGATTAGACGACTGA
- a CDS encoding Histidyl-tRNA synthetase — MTDQAKTQKIQKINGVRGMNDLLPADAAQWTHLEHVLRDLTRAYGYEFLRTPIVEATAVFQRGIGEVTDIVEKEMYSFEDRLNGEQLTLRPEGTAAVVRSVVENNLLYEGPKRLWYTGPMFRHERPQRGRYRQFHQFGIEAMGFAGPDIDAEIILMGQRLWDELGLKGVRLEINSLGQAPERAEHRAALVTYFEKNKEQLDEDSQRRLLTNPLRILDSKNPAMQDLIEGAPKLLDFLGEESLKHFEAVQALLKANNIPCKINPRLVRGLDYYNLTVFEWITEELGAQGTIAGGGRYDPLIERMGGKAAPACGWAMGMERVLELMKVSGSLPEPQAQCDAFVIHQGGETLTAAMIIAERLRNAGIDVILFCPPDGQSASFKSQMKKADASGAAYAVIIGPDELAQNEAQLKDLRSTGVQKAVALDGVVDAVIDAIVGSTE, encoded by the coding sequence ATGACCGATCAAGCTAAAACACAAAAGATCCAGAAAATTAATGGCGTACGCGGCATGAATGATCTTTTGCCGGCTGATGCTGCGCAGTGGACACATTTAGAGCATGTCTTGCGTGATCTCACGCGTGCTTACGGTTATGAGTTTTTGCGTACTCCGATTGTGGAGGCAACTGCCGTATTTCAGCGTGGTATTGGCGAAGTAACCGATATCGTTGAAAAAGAAATGTATTCCTTTGAGGATCGCCTGAATGGTGAGCAACTCACATTGCGTCCAGAGGGTACTGCCGCTGTAGTTCGCTCCGTAGTTGAGAATAATCTTCTCTACGAAGGACCAAAGCGTCTTTGGTACACCGGGCCGATGTTTCGTCATGAGCGTCCACAACGTGGTCGCTATCGACAGTTCCATCAGTTTGGTATTGAAGCGATGGGCTTTGCTGGTCCAGATATTGATGCAGAAATCATTTTGATGGGTCAACGCCTATGGGATGAGCTCGGCCTCAAAGGTGTGCGCCTTGAGATTAATTCCTTAGGACAAGCTCCTGAACGTGCAGAGCATCGTGCCGCCTTGGTGACGTACTTTGAGAAAAATAAAGAGCAGCTCGATGAAGATTCACAGCGTCGTTTACTAACCAATCCTTTACGGATCCTAGATTCTAAGAATCCGGCAATGCAGGATTTGATTGAAGGTGCGCCGAAGTTATTGGACTTCTTGGGTGAAGAGTCGCTCAAGCATTTTGAGGCAGTTCAGGCATTGCTCAAGGCAAATAACATTCCTTGCAAGATCAACCCGCGTTTAGTACGTGGTTTGGATTACTACAATCTGACTGTTTTTGAGTGGATTACCGAAGAGTTGGGTGCTCAGGGCACGATTGCTGGTGGTGGTCGCTATGATCCTCTAATCGAGCGCATGGGTGGTAAAGCTGCTCCTGCCTGTGGCTGGGCAATGGGGATGGAGCGCGTCCTAGAGCTCATGAAGGTTTCTGGCTCTTTGCCAGAGCCTCAAGCTCAATGCGATGCCTTTGTCATTCACCAGGGCGGAGAGACCTTGACCGCCGCCATGATTATTGCTGAACGCCTGCGTAATGCTGGTATTGATGTCATTCTTTTTTGTCCTCCAGATGGTCAATCTGCCAGCTTTAAGTCTCAAATGAAGAAGGCGGATGCCAGTGGGGCGGCCTATGCTGTCATTATTGGGCCAGATGAATTAGCTCAGAATGAGGCTCAGCTCAAGGATTTACGCAGTACTGGCGTTCAGAAGGCAGTAGCGCTGGATGGCGTTGTGGATGCAGTAATTGATGCCATAGTTGGCTCCACCGAATAG
- a CDS encoding Protein-L-isoaspartate O-methyltransferase: MRPAAERNAGHRQALAAKVLAAGVKHGKTLEAIATVPRHAFMDAGMHPQAYEDTALPIGHSQTISKPSVVARMIELLHKPKQTLGKVLEIGTGCGYQAAVLSLLSDEVYSIERIRPLHDMAREKLRPFRIKNLRLIYGDGILGLPQAAPFDGIILAAAGLGIPDALLDQLAIGGRLVAPVAKNEKEQQLIMVERMSSQRYQRTVLDEVFFVPLQSGVV, encoded by the coding sequence TTGAGACCAGCAGCGGAACGTAATGCTGGCCATCGGCAAGCCTTAGCTGCGAAAGTACTTGCAGCTGGGGTTAAGCACGGTAAAACATTGGAAGCTATTGCTACCGTTCCCCGTCATGCATTTATGGATGCAGGGATGCATCCTCAGGCTTATGAAGATACTGCTTTACCGATTGGGCATTCACAAACGATTTCCAAACCATCGGTAGTGGCGCGCATGATCGAGCTTTTGCACAAGCCCAAACAGACCTTGGGAAAAGTATTGGAAATCGGTACTGGCTGCGGATACCAGGCGGCAGTGCTCAGCTTGCTATCGGATGAGGTGTATTCAATTGAACGAATTCGTCCATTACACGACATGGCTAGAGAGAAACTCCGCCCATTTCGAATTAAGAACCTGCGCCTGATCTATGGCGATGGCATCTTGGGTCTACCGCAGGCCGCCCCATTTGATGGAATTATTCTGGCGGCAGCAGGTTTGGGGATTCCGGATGCTTTATTGGATCAATTGGCTATTGGCGGGCGCCTGGTGGCTCCGGTTGCCAAGAATGAGAAAGAGCAGCAATTGATCATGGTTGAGCGGATGAGCTCCCAGCGCTATCAAAGGACCGTTCTGGACGAGGTCTTTTTTGTCCCCTTACAATCAGGGGTAGTATGA
- the engA gene encoding small GTP-binding protein: MNPVITIVGRPNVGKSTLFNRLTRSRDALVADFSGLTRDRHYGKGRIGERAFICVDTGGFEPVAKTGIVAEMAKQTKQAVAESDIVIFLVDGRLGMAPQDRVIADFLRKTGRPVILAVNKTEGMQAGVVTADFHELGLGEPFPISSAHGDGVRGLIDDALDSLGVPEPEPEELENDPNRPMKIAVVGRPNVGKSTLINKLIGEERVIAFDMPGTTRDAIEVPFERNGKPYILVDTAGLRRRGKVFEAIEKFSVVKTLQAIADCNVVILMLDAQQDISEQDAHIAGFIVEAGRALVVAVNKWDGLDAYVKERARLEIAQKLRFLDFANVHPISAKKGTGLKELFKDVDLAYAAAMAKLPTPKLTRILQEAIEHQQPKRVGMGRPKLRYAHQGGMNPPIVVIHGTSLSGVTDSYKRYLEGRFRDVFKLRGTPLRIQMNTAKNPYVDADKGKKGKKK, from the coding sequence ATGAATCCAGTAATTACTATTGTCGGTCGTCCTAACGTTGGTAAATCGACACTCTTTAATCGCTTAACGCGTTCACGTGATGCTTTGGTAGCAGACTTTTCGGGTCTCACTCGCGATCGTCACTACGGCAAAGGTCGTATTGGTGAGCGTGCATTTATTTGCGTAGACACTGGCGGTTTTGAGCCGGTAGCCAAGACTGGCATCGTTGCGGAGATGGCCAAGCAAACCAAGCAAGCGGTTGCTGAGTCTGACATCGTTATTTTCCTGGTCGATGGTCGTTTAGGTATGGCGCCGCAAGACCGCGTGATTGCCGATTTCTTGCGCAAGACGGGCAGACCGGTCATATTGGCGGTCAATAAAACTGAGGGTATGCAAGCTGGCGTTGTCACTGCAGACTTCCATGAATTAGGTCTTGGTGAACCCTTCCCAATTTCTTCAGCGCATGGTGATGGTGTGCGCGGTTTGATTGATGATGCCTTGGATTCTTTAGGCGTACCTGAGCCAGAGCCAGAAGAGCTAGAAAACGATCCTAATCGCCCAATGAAGATTGCGGTAGTGGGTCGTCCGAACGTCGGTAAATCTACCTTGATCAATAAATTGATCGGTGAAGAGCGTGTGATCGCATTTGATATGCCGGGTACAACCCGTGATGCTATTGAGGTGCCTTTTGAGCGTAATGGCAAGCCTTATATTTTGGTGGATACCGCAGGACTGCGTCGTCGTGGAAAAGTATTTGAGGCGATTGAGAAGTTTTCAGTTGTTAAAACCTTGCAAGCAATTGCCGATTGCAATGTGGTTATTCTGATGCTCGATGCACAACAAGATATTTCTGAGCAAGATGCGCATATCGCTGGATTTATCGTAGAAGCAGGGCGCGCATTAGTGGTGGCTGTGAATAAGTGGGATGGTTTAGATGCCTATGTTAAAGAGCGCGCGCGTTTAGAGATTGCTCAAAAACTGCGTTTCCTCGATTTTGCAAATGTGCATCCGATCTCCGCTAAAAAAGGCACTGGCCTCAAAGAGTTATTCAAAGACGTTGATTTGGCCTATGCAGCAGCTATGGCTAAATTACCAACCCCAAAACTCACTCGAATTTTGCAAGAGGCTATCGAGCATCAGCAGCCGAAGCGTGTTGGTATGGGTCGTCCAAAATTACGCTATGCCCACCAAGGTGGCATGAACCCGCCGATTGTGGTGATTCATGGAACATCGTTGAGCGGTGTAACAGATAGCTATAAGCGCTACCTGGAGGGTCGCTTTAGGGATGTCTTTAAGTTGCGCGGCACCCCATTACGCATTCAGATGAATACTGCCAAAAACCCGTATGTTGATGCGGATAAAGGTAAAAAAGGCAAAAAGAAGTAA
- a CDS encoding RNA methyltransferase, giving the protein MTEPVRVDSLDLDAQGIARLAPNETEAAEGQSGKVIFIQGALPTELVTYVITRDKARFSKAKVLDILKPAVFRAEPKCKAFGVCGGCTMQHLDIRAQVAMKQRVLEDDLKHIAKVAPEEILRPMGGPAWEYRHRARLSAVNRSIKKGTVLIGFHEGKSGYVADMTACEILPKHVSDLLPEMRKLVMGLSIVDRMPQIEIAVGEPEDPNSDDPKKSKPVTALVFRNLLPLTPADEQLLRDFADRHQVWVWLQPKGIETVAPFYPLTGKLCYRLPEFEIEMPFKPADFTQVNHMMNRALVSRAIRLLEVQASDRVLDLFCGIGNFTLPLARRANAVLGIEGLESLTTRAKSNAEHNQLADKVGFMQSNLFEVSAETIASWGKAERWLMDPPREGAMEICQALAQLNQQSSDLLPQRIVYVSCNPKTLARDTDILCHQAGYILKSAGIVNMFPHTSHVESMAVFERP; this is encoded by the coding sequence GTGACTGAGCCAGTACGAGTTGACTCCCTTGATCTCGATGCACAAGGGATTGCTCGCCTAGCCCCTAATGAAACAGAGGCAGCAGAAGGGCAGAGTGGCAAGGTCATTTTCATTCAAGGTGCGCTGCCAACTGAGCTGGTGACCTATGTCATCACTCGCGACAAAGCCCGCTTCAGTAAAGCCAAAGTGCTCGACATCCTCAAGCCTGCCGTATTTAGAGCTGAACCTAAATGCAAGGCGTTTGGAGTCTGCGGTGGTTGCACTATGCAGCACTTAGATATTCGGGCGCAGGTTGCAATGAAGCAACGCGTGCTTGAGGATGATCTTAAGCACATAGCAAAAGTTGCCCCCGAAGAAATTCTGCGCCCAATGGGTGGCCCTGCCTGGGAATACCGTCATCGCGCGCGCTTAAGTGCAGTTAATCGTTCGATCAAAAAAGGCACTGTGTTGATTGGCTTCCATGAGGGTAAGAGTGGCTATGTCGCAGACATGACCGCTTGCGAGATTTTGCCTAAACACGTTTCTGATTTACTGCCAGAGATGCGTAAATTGGTAATGGGCTTATCGATCGTCGATCGCATGCCGCAGATTGAGATTGCCGTAGGCGAGCCTGAGGATCCCAATTCAGATGACCCTAAAAAATCAAAGCCAGTTACTGCATTGGTGTTCAGAAATCTCTTGCCACTAACACCAGCTGATGAGCAGTTGCTAAGAGACTTTGCGGATCGACATCAAGTCTGGGTTTGGTTGCAGCCCAAAGGCATTGAAACCGTTGCGCCGTTCTATCCATTAACGGGCAAGCTTTGCTATCGTCTGCCCGAGTTTGAAATCGAGATGCCATTTAAGCCAGCGGATTTCACGCAAGTGAATCACATGATGAACCGCGCATTGGTTAGCAGGGCGATTCGCCTCCTAGAGGTTCAAGCAAGTGATCGGGTTCTCGACTTGTTCTGTGGGATTGGTAATTTCACACTACCGCTCGCAAGACGGGCAAATGCTGTCTTGGGTATTGAAGGCCTAGAAAGTTTGACCACGAGAGCCAAATCCAATGCGGAACACAATCAGCTCGCAGACAAAGTCGGCTTCATGCAAAGCAATTTGTTTGAAGTGAGCGCAGAGACGATTGCTTCATGGGGTAAAGCTGAGCGATGGTTGATGGATCCGCCGCGTGAGGGTGCCATGGAAATCTGCCAAGCTTTAGCTCAATTGAATCAACAGAGCAGCGATCTGCTACCGCAGCGCATTGTGTACGTATCCTGCAATCCAAAGACCCTGGCTAGAGATACCGATATCCTTTGTCATCAAGCGGGCTATATCCTCAAGAGTGCCGGCATCGTCAACATGTTCCCCCACACCTCCCATGTGGAGTCGATGGCGGTATTTGAAAGACCTTGA
- a CDS encoding 3'-5' exonuclease: MATVLVFDIETIPDVAGLRRLNDYPDTLSDSEVAAKAMAERAEKTGSDFLPLYLQRICAISCVIRRTTKDGSPQIKVGTLGTVQDDEKVLIQTFFELVEKYTPQLVSWNGSGFDLPVLHYRALANHVQAPRYWEMGESQENDSREFKWNNYISRYHMRHLDLMDLLAKFNSRANAPLDGLAKLCGFPGKMGMDGSQVWPAYQDGKIDEIRRYCETDVVNTYLMYCRFQLMRGGFSLEEYKEEITFVKAYLEKESQEPHGEQWQEYLSDFAPDA; the protein is encoded by the coding sequence ATGGCAACCGTACTTGTCTTTGATATTGAAACTATTCCCGATGTAGCGGGGCTTCGTCGCCTCAATGACTATCCTGATACGCTCTCAGATAGTGAAGTCGCTGCTAAAGCGATGGCGGAAAGAGCTGAAAAGACAGGCAGTGATTTTCTGCCGCTGTATCTGCAACGAATCTGCGCTATCTCCTGCGTCATACGCAGGACAACCAAGGACGGCTCACCCCAAATCAAGGTTGGCACACTGGGCACTGTGCAAGATGATGAGAAGGTATTGATACAGACCTTCTTTGAGCTGGTTGAAAAATACACCCCTCAGTTAGTGTCTTGGAATGGTAGTGGCTTTGACCTACCCGTACTGCATTACCGCGCATTAGCAAATCATGTGCAAGCACCGCGCTATTGGGAAATGGGCGAGAGCCAAGAAAACGATAGCCGAGAATTTAAGTGGAATAACTACATTAGCCGTTATCACATGCGCCATCTAGACTTGATGGATCTCTTGGCTAAATTTAACAGTCGTGCTAATGCGCCCCTAGACGGATTGGCAAAACTCTGTGGCTTCCCAGGCAAGATGGGAATGGATGGCAGCCAGGTTTGGCCTGCATACCAAGATGGCAAGATCGATGAGATCCGCCGCTATTGCGAAACTGATGTCGTCAACACCTATCTCATGTACTGTCGCTTTCAGTTGATGCGTGGTGGCTTTTCATTAGAGGAATACAAAGAAGAAATCACTTTTGTTAAAGCCTACCTAGAAAAAGAATCTCAAGAGCCACATGGTGAGCAGTGGCAAGAATATCTCTCGGACTTTGCTCCCGATGCGTAG
- the ispG gene encoding 4-hydroxy-3-methylbut-2-en-1-yl diphosphate synthase: MSNSSSNLPKLPLGPSPKRPTRQATVAWKSNIITIGGDAPVRVQSMTNTDTADAVGTAIQVKELARAGSEMVRITVDTPAAAEAVPYIREQLDKMDVLVPLIGDFHYNGHTLLNDYPECAKALSKYRINPGNVGKGAKRDPQFAQMIEAACKYDKPIRIGVNWGSLDQDLLASIMDSNAALPEPKTAQEVMIEALIQSALQSAEKAVEFGMNPNQILLSCKVSNVQDLVAVYRDLARRSDYPLHLGLTEAGMGSKGIVSSTAAMGILLQEGIGDTIRVSLTPDPGAPRENEIIVAQEILQTMGLRNFTPMVIACPGCGRTTSTTFQELAANIQSYLRQQMPLWKKTHPGVEAMNVAVMGCIVNGPGESKHANIGISLPGTGETPAAPVFVDGVKVKTLRGENIAQEFQVIVDEYVNQHYAPK, translated from the coding sequence ATGAGTAATTCATCTAGCAATCTTCCAAAGCTACCTTTAGGCCCATCACCTAAAAGGCCTACACGTCAGGCAACTGTTGCCTGGAAATCGAACATCATTACGATTGGTGGCGACGCGCCTGTCCGCGTTCAATCTATGACCAATACTGATACTGCGGATGCAGTCGGTACTGCGATACAAGTTAAAGAGTTAGCCCGCGCTGGCTCAGAGATGGTGCGTATTACGGTAGATACACCAGCTGCAGCAGAAGCAGTGCCCTATATTCGTGAGCAGTTAGACAAGATGGATGTATTGGTGCCATTGATTGGTGACTTTCATTACAACGGCCACACTCTATTAAATGATTATCCGGAATGCGCCAAGGCTTTATCTAAGTACCGCATCAATCCAGGTAACGTAGGCAAAGGCGCTAAGCGGGATCCCCAATTTGCGCAAATGATTGAAGCTGCTTGTAAATATGACAAGCCCATTCGGATTGGTGTGAACTGGGGCAGCCTAGATCAAGACTTGCTTGCTAGCATTATGGATAGCAATGCGGCATTGCCAGAGCCTAAGACTGCACAAGAAGTCATGATCGAGGCCTTGATTCAGTCGGCATTACAGTCCGCTGAAAAAGCTGTGGAGTTCGGCATGAACCCCAATCAAATTTTGCTGTCTTGCAAGGTTAGCAATGTGCAAGATTTAGTGGCTGTATATCGCGATCTCGCGCGTCGCTCTGATTACCCATTGCATTTAGGTCTTACTGAAGCAGGCATGGGAAGCAAAGGCATTGTGTCTTCAACGGCTGCTATGGGCATCTTATTGCAAGAGGGTATTGGCGACACGATTCGAGTCTCGCTAACTCCTGATCCAGGTGCACCACGTGAGAATGAAATTATTGTTGCGCAAGAAATTTTGCAAACTATGGGATTGCGTAATTTCACCCCAATGGTGATTGCATGTCCTGGTTGTGGAAGAACTACCAGCACCACTTTCCAAGAGTTGGCTGCCAATATTCAATCCTATCTGCGTCAACAAATGCCATTATGGAAAAAGACCCATCCAGGTGTTGAGGCGATGAATGTCGCAGTTATGGGTTGCATTGTGAATGGCCCAGGTGAAAGTAAGCACGCTAATATCGGCATCTCATTACCTGGGACCGGAGAGACTCCTGCTGCCCCTGTCTTTGTAGATGGCGTCAAAGTCAAAACTTTGCGCGGTGAGAATATCGCCCAAGAGTTTCAGGTGATTGTTGATGAATATGTCAATCAACATTACGCACCAAAATGA
- a CDS encoding Outer membrane assembly lipoprotein YfgL, protein MMDCKRVAKLASTALVLGSVVFALAACSGSSRVRKPAELVQVNNQFELAPVWSTSVGSSESFNFHPAVVGDSVYAASHRGNLTKIDLMTGKKVWEVSVPDRLSIGPGSDGRTTAVVTTKGTVYAYDDTGKPTWNVSVGSEVLSEPVVAGGVVIIRTLDSRFVGLDAQTGVRKWTYQRQQSALSLRVGYGMLAIGNEVIVTGFAGGRFGMIAIANGGLVWETPVSFPKGFSEIERLNDVTAKPSMEGDIICAVSYQGRVGCGQARTGNLLWFKDYSSYTGTAQSPDLVFSSNEKSYVTAFAVKDGSQVWENTQLTFRDVGEPMAVGKVLLVGDAQGYVHALSQANGEMLARIRHDSSPITAAPIAVNGLILVQSQGGKLAAYSPK, encoded by the coding sequence ATGATGGATTGCAAACGTGTAGCAAAACTAGCTAGCACAGCCCTCGTATTGGGCTCTGTAGTATTTGCCTTGGCGGCCTGCTCTGGTAGCTCACGTGTACGCAAACCTGCCGAGCTCGTACAAGTCAATAATCAGTTTGAGTTAGCACCGGTATGGTCAACTAGCGTTGGTTCATCGGAGTCATTTAACTTTCATCCTGCGGTAGTGGGTGACTCAGTGTATGCGGCATCTCATCGCGGCAATCTCACTAAGATTGATTTGATGACCGGAAAAAAGGTGTGGGAAGTCTCAGTACCAGATCGCTTATCAATTGGGCCTGGATCTGATGGGCGCACCACTGCAGTCGTGACTACCAAGGGTACTGTCTATGCTTATGACGATACCGGTAAGCCGACATGGAATGTAAGTGTAGGTAGTGAAGTGCTTTCAGAGCCAGTAGTCGCTGGTGGTGTAGTCATCATTCGTACGCTAGACAGTCGCTTTGTTGGTCTTGACGCACAGACGGGTGTTCGTAAGTGGACTTACCAGCGTCAACAATCCGCTTTGTCATTACGGGTTGGCTACGGCATGCTCGCGATTGGTAATGAAGTCATTGTCACTGGCTTTGCTGGTGGTCGTTTTGGCATGATTGCAATTGCAAATGGCGGTCTAGTTTGGGAGACTCCGGTTTCATTTCCGAAAGGATTCTCTGAAATTGAGCGTCTCAATGACGTGACCGCTAAGCCAAGTATGGAAGGTGACATTATTTGCGCTGTTTCTTATCAAGGACGCGTAGGTTGCGGTCAAGCGCGTACAGGCAATTTATTGTGGTTTAAAGATTATTCAAGCTATACCGGAACTGCGCAAAGTCCTGACTTGGTTTTTTCATCCAATGAAAAGTCTTATGTCACTGCATTTGCAGTAAAAGACGGTTCACAAGTTTGGGAAAACACCCAACTGACATTTAGAGATGTGGGTGAGCCGATGGCAGTGGGTAAAGTTCTTCTAGTCGGTGATGCGCAAGGTTACGTGCATGCACTCTCACAAGCGAATGGTGAAATGCTGGCACGCATTCGTCATGACAGTAGTCCAATCACAGCCGCACCGATTGCGGTGAACGGCCTCATCTTGGTTCAGTCTCAAGGTGGAAAACTAGCGGCGTACAGTCCAAAATGA
- a CDS encoding Peptidase M23B produces the protein MNLLSKYLLLLVAMTSLVLNVGCSTTPRAKPANVVDRSGGGNEPTPPGYYRVKRGDTLARIALDNGQSPRDLAQWNNMSNPNQIEVGDLILVKPPANSKMTVKPIPKTAGDTPKADAAKVDTPKENPKEIVAEPGIRLSWPAKGKVSEDFSEKTKGIDIAGKLGEPITAASDGKVVYAGNSLRGYGNLVIIKHDNTYLTAYAHNRTLSVKEGDAVKKGQKIAEMGDTDTNSVKLHFELRVNGKPVNPTPYLQ, from the coding sequence ATGAATCTCCTGTCTAAATACCTCCTATTGCTAGTCGCCATGACTTCCTTGGTGCTCAATGTGGGTTGCTCAACTACCCCAAGAGCGAAGCCAGCGAATGTGGTTGATCGCAGTGGTGGCGGTAATGAGCCAACTCCTCCGGGCTACTATCGCGTCAAGCGTGGTGATACTTTGGCGCGGATTGCATTGGATAACGGACAGTCTCCACGGGATTTAGCGCAGTGGAACAATATGTCGAACCCCAACCAGATTGAAGTAGGGGATCTCATTTTGGTAAAGCCACCAGCCAACAGCAAGATGACTGTTAAGCCCATTCCAAAAACTGCTGGCGACACTCCAAAAGCCGATGCGGCAAAAGTAGATACTCCTAAAGAAAATCCTAAAGAAATCGTTGCCGAGCCTGGTATTCGTTTGTCATGGCCAGCCAAGGGCAAGGTTAGCGAAGATTTCAGTGAAAAGACTAAAGGAATCGATATCGCTGGCAAGCTAGGCGAGCCCATTACCGCAGCATCAGATGGTAAGGTGGTCTACGCTGGCAATAGCTTGCGTGGTTACGGCAACCTCGTCATCATCAAGCATGACAACACGTATCTCACAGCCTATGCCCACAACCGCACACTCTCGGTCAAAGAGGGTGATGCAGTGAAGAAGGGTCAGAAGATTGCGGAGATGGGTGATACCGATACCAATTCAGTAAAACTCCACTTTGAATTACGCGTGAATGGCAAGCCAGTAAATCCTACGCCGTATCTGCAGTAA